The following proteins are co-located in the Macadamia integrifolia cultivar HAES 741 chromosome 3, SCU_Mint_v3, whole genome shotgun sequence genome:
- the LOC122073391 gene encoding uncharacterized protein LOC122073391, with amino-acid sequence MQPLFVILKVVDGDKAQTMKNIVHCMEVVKQKIEEENPKSFKAFLKIINRRWENNLVQDLHRAAYYLNPDLHYKNNLRFRKDLMESLKDVINKLAPNIDSAKDAVEELIGG; translated from the exons atgcaaccactatttgtgatactTAAAGTAGTTGATGGTGATAAGGCACAGACGATGAAAAATATAGTGCATTGTATGGAAGTtgtcaaacaaaagatagaagaggagaacccaaagtcatttaaggcatttttgaagattataaatcgtcgatgggaaaataatttggttcaagaccttcatcgggcag cctattatttgaatccggatctgcactacaagaacaatttaaggtttaggaaagatttgatggaatctttgaagGATGTTATCAACAAGTTAGCTCCTAATATTGATTCGGCCAAAGATGCAGTTGAAGAG CTGATTGGTGGATGA